The Streptococcus sp. 29896 genome includes a region encoding these proteins:
- the gyrA gene encoding DNA gyrase subunit A: MQDKNLVNVNLTSEMKTSFIDYAMSVIVSRALPDVRDGLKPVHRRILYGMNELGITPDKPHKKSARITGDVMGKYHPHGDGAIYEAMVRMAQWWSYRHMLVDGHGNFGSMDGDGAAAQRYTEARMSKIALEMLRDINKNTVNFADNYDASEREPEVLPARFPNLLVNGTTGIAVGMATNIPPHNLGETIDAVHLLMDNPEATTREIMEVLPGPDFPTGALVMGKSGIHRAYDTGKGSITLRSRTEIEEYGNGRERIVVTEFPYMVNKSKVQEHIVRLVQEKRIDGITAVRDESNREGVRFVIEVRRDASANVILNNLFKLTQLQTNFSFNMLAIQNGVPKILSVRQILGAYIEHQKEVVTRRTQFDKEKAEARAHILEGLLIALDHIDEVIRIIRNSETDAIAQAELMEKFNLSERQSQAILDMRLRRLTGLERDKIQSEYDDLVALIADLADILAKPERVVLIIKEELEEVKRKYADPRRTELMVGEVLSLEDEDLIEEADVLITLSNQGYIKRLAQDEFQAQKRGGRGVQGTGVKDDDFVRELVSTSTHDRLLFFTNKGRVYRLKGYEIPEYGRTAKGLPIVNLLKLEENESIQTIINVTKDQEADHYLFFATRQGLVKRTSVSEFGNIRQNGLKALNLKDDDELINVFLTDGQADIIMGTKFGYSVRFTETAVRNMGRTATGVRGITLRDQDHVVNATVVSEDQEVLVLTENGYGKRTPASEYPTKGRGGKGMKTLKVAEKNGYLAGLTTVNGDEDIMVITDTGVIIRTSIANISQTGRSTMGVKVMRLDQDAHIVTFALVEAADEKETEE; the protein is encoded by the coding sequence ATGCAGGATAAAAACCTAGTAAATGTAAATTTAACCAGTGAAATGAAGACATCATTCATTGACTATGCGATGAGTGTCATCGTTTCACGTGCCCTGCCAGATGTTAGGGATGGACTCAAACCAGTTCATCGTCGCATTTTGTATGGAATGAACGAGTTGGGCATTACACCAGATAAGCCTCATAAGAAATCTGCCCGTATTACAGGGGATGTAATGGGTAAATACCACCCACACGGGGATGGGGCTATTTATGAAGCTATGGTACGTATGGCGCAGTGGTGGAGCTATCGCCATATGCTAGTTGATGGGCATGGGAACTTCGGTTCCATGGACGGTGACGGTGCCGCTGCTCAACGTTATACCGAAGCCCGCATGAGCAAGATTGCTTTGGAGATGCTTCGTGATATTAACAAAAATACTGTTAACTTTGCTGACAACTACGATGCAAGCGAGCGGGAACCAGAGGTTCTGCCAGCACGTTTTCCAAACCTTTTGGTCAATGGTACAACAGGTATTGCAGTTGGTATGGCGACCAATATTCCACCACATAACTTAGGTGAGACCATTGATGCAGTTCACTTGTTGATGGACAATCCTGAAGCCACAACCAGAGAAATCATGGAGGTTTTGCCTGGGCCTGACTTCCCAACAGGTGCATTGGTGATGGGGAAATCGGGTATCCATCGTGCCTATGATACAGGTAAGGGCTCCATTACCCTTCGTTCACGTACAGAAATCGAAGAATATGGAAATGGTCGTGAGCGAATTGTAGTAACTGAATTTCCATATATGGTCAACAAGTCCAAGGTGCAAGAGCACATTGTCCGTTTGGTCCAAGAAAAGCGGATTGATGGTATTACCGCTGTTCGGGATGAGTCAAACCGCGAGGGTGTCCGTTTTGTTATCGAAGTTCGCCGAGATGCTTCTGCCAATGTCATTTTGAACAATCTCTTCAAGTTGACGCAGTTGCAGACCAACTTTAGCTTCAATATGTTGGCAATTCAAAATGGTGTTCCTAAAATTCTCTCTGTTCGCCAGATTTTAGGAGCCTATATTGAGCACCAAAAAGAAGTCGTAACTCGTCGGACACAATTTGACAAGGAAAAAGCAGAGGCACGTGCTCATATTTTGGAAGGCTTGCTGATTGCCCTTGACCACATCGACGAAGTGATTCGCATTATCCGTAATTCAGAAACGGATGCCATTGCCCAGGCAGAATTGATGGAAAAATTCAACCTATCTGAGCGTCAAAGTCAAGCTATTCTTGACATGCGTCTGCGTCGTTTGACAGGATTGGAACGTGATAAGATTCAGTCAGAGTACGATGATTTGGTGGCATTGATTGCTGATTTGGCAGATATTCTTGCGAAACCAGAACGTGTCGTTTTGATTATCAAGGAAGAATTGGAAGAAGTCAAACGTAAGTATGCAGATCCACGCCGTACAGAATTGATGGTTGGCGAAGTTCTCTCGCTAGAAGATGAAGATTTAATCGAAGAAGCGGACGTATTGATTACCTTGTCAAACCAAGGCTATATCAAACGTCTTGCGCAAGATGAATTCCAAGCACAAAAACGTGGAGGTCGTGGCGTACAAGGGACAGGGGTCAAAGATGATGACTTTGTCCGTGAATTGGTATCGACCAGCACCCATGACCGTCTCTTGTTCTTCACCAATAAAGGCCGTGTTTACCGACTAAAAGGCTATGAAATTCCAGAATACGGTCGAACTGCTAAAGGTTTGCCAATTGTCAACCTCTTAAAACTAGAAGAAAACGAATCTATTCAGACTATCATTAACGTTACTAAGGATCAAGAAGCAGACCACTATCTCTTCTTTGCAACGCGTCAAGGTTTGGTCAAACGAACAAGTGTGTCTGAATTTGGCAATATCCGTCAAAATGGTCTGAAAGCTTTGAACTTGAAAGATGATGATGAGCTGATTAATGTTTTCTTAACAGATGGTCAAGCAGATATCATCATGGGAACTAAGTTTGGCTATTCGGTACGCTTTACGGAAACTGCCGTTCGAAATATGGGACGAACAGCAACGGGGGTTCGAGGTATTACCTTACGTGACCAAGACCATGTTGTTAATGCAACAGTTGTTTCAGAAGATCAAGAAGTTCTGGTCTTGACTGAAAATGGTTACGGGAAACGAACCCCTGCCAGCGAATACCCTACAAAAGGCCGTGGCGGTAAAGGGATGAAGACTCTCAAAGTGGCAGAGAAAAATGGCTACCTTGCTGGTCTAACTACAGTTAATGGTGATGAGGATATCATGGTCATTACAGACACAGGTGTCATTATCCGAACCAGTATTGCCAATATTTCGCAAACAGGTCGTTCGACTATGGGGGTTAAAGTCATGCGCTTAGACCAAGATGCACACATTGTGACATTTGCTTTAGTAGAAGCAGCTGATGAAAAGGAAACTGAGGAATAA
- a CDS encoding L-lactate dehydrogenase encodes MTATKQHKKVILVGDGAVGSAYAYALVNQGIGQELGIIDINKDRTQGDAEDLSHALAFTSPKKIYSAEYSDAHDADLVVLTAGLPQKPGETRLELVEKNLRINQQIVTEIVKSGFNGIFLVAANPVDVLTYSTWKFSGFPKERVIGSGTSLDSARFRQALADKIGIDARSVHAYIMGEHGDSEFAVWSHANVAGVKLYDWLQDNRDIDEQGLVDLFVSVRDAAYSIINKKGATYYGIGVALARITKAIFDDEKAVLPLSVYQAGQYEGVEDVFIGQPAIIGAHGIVRPVNIPLNESELQKMQASAKQLKDIIDDAFANPEIAAGVKN; translated from the coding sequence ATGACTGCAACTAAACAACACAAAAAAGTAATCCTTGTCGGTGACGGTGCCGTAGGTTCTGCTTATGCTTACGCTCTTGTTAACCAAGGTATTGGTCAAGAATTGGGTATCATCGATATCAACAAAGACCGTACACAAGGTGACGCAGAAGATTTGAGCCACGCATTAGCCTTCACTTCACCTAAAAAAATCTACTCTGCTGAGTACTCTGACGCTCACGATGCAGACTTGGTTGTATTGACAGCAGGTTTGCCACAAAAACCAGGTGAAACTCGTCTTGAGTTGGTAGAGAAAAACCTCCGTATCAACCAACAAATCGTTACAGAAATCGTTAAATCAGGTTTCAACGGTATCTTCCTCGTTGCTGCTAACCCAGTTGACGTTTTGACTTACTCAACTTGGAAATTCTCAGGTTTCCCTAAAGAACGCGTTATCGGTTCAGGTACTTCACTTGACTCAGCTCGTTTCCGTCAAGCCTTGGCTGACAAAATTGGCATCGACGCACGTTCTGTTCACGCCTACATCATGGGTGAGCACGGTGACTCTGAATTTGCAGTTTGGTCACACGCTAACGTTGCGGGTGTGAAATTGTACGACTGGTTGCAAGACAACCGCGACATCGACGAGCAAGGTCTTGTTGACTTGTTTGTATCTGTTCGTGATGCAGCTTATTCTATCATCAACAAAAAAGGTGCAACTTACTACGGTATCGGTGTAGCCCTTGCCCGTATCACTAAAGCAATCTTTGACGATGAAAAAGCAGTACTTCCATTGTCAGTTTACCAAGCTGGTCAATACGAAGGTGTTGAAGATGTCTTCATCGGTCAACCAGCTATCATCGGTGCACACGGTATCGTTCGTCCAGTAAATATCCCATTGAACGAATCAGAATTGCAAAAAATGCAAGCATCTGCTAAACAATTGAAAGACATCATCGACGATGCTTTCGCTAACCCAGAAATTGCTGCTGGCGTTAAAAACTAA
- a CDS encoding dihydrofolate reductase family protein: protein MARSLVLNIAMSLDGFIARSDGRYDWIEGQGTSDYDTSLQFDNPAFFKGCDTVIMGRKSFEDCPLEMIEGYQDKEFIIASRVEHANYENVRFVQDIVVEIERLRAEEGGDIWLFGGAGLVQTCLEAKLIDHFIIGIIPTILGEGISLFDKLTEEQKLTLVESTVTDGIAMLRYDVRA, encoded by the coding sequence ATGGCTAGAAGTTTGGTGTTGAATATTGCAATGAGTTTGGATGGTTTTATTGCGCGGTCAGATGGTCGATATGATTGGATTGAAGGCCAAGGCACATCTGACTACGATACTAGTTTACAATTTGATAATCCTGCATTTTTTAAAGGATGTGATACGGTTATTATGGGACGAAAATCTTTTGAGGATTGTCCCTTGGAGATGATTGAGGGCTACCAGGATAAAGAGTTTATCATTGCCAGTCGTGTTGAACATGCTAATTATGAGAATGTTCGATTTGTGCAGGATATTGTTGTAGAGATTGAGCGACTGCGAGCAGAAGAAGGTGGTGACATTTGGCTTTTCGGAGGAGCAGGGCTTGTACAGACCTGTTTGGAAGCCAAATTGATTGACCATTTCATCATCGGCATTATTCCAACAATCTTAGGAGAAGGGATTTCCCTTTTTGACAAACTAACAGAGGAGCAGAAGTTGACCTTGGTAGAGTCAACAGTTACAGACGGAATTGCTATGTTGCGTTATGACGTGCGAGCATAG
- a CDS encoding ABC transporter permease, with amino-acid sequence MNTTILALLVSQMLIYSAPLIFTSLGGVFSERAGIVNVGLEGIMVIGAFAGVVFNIEFAEVFGKSTPLLAILVGGLAGLLFSIIHATATIYFRADHVVSGTVLNLLAPALGVFLVKVIYNKGQTDSIRESFGKFSFPVLADIPLIGDIFFKNTSLMGYVAIATAFLAWFILYKTKFGLRLRSVGEHPQAADTLGINVYLMRFSGVIIAGFLGGVGGAVSAQSVNINFSATTIVGSGFIALAAVIFGKWNPIGAMLASLFFGLSQSLAVIGSQLPGLKDIPTVYLQIAPYLITVVALSAFFGKAVAPKADGVNYIKSK; translated from the coding sequence ATGAATACAACTATACTTGCTTTACTCGTTTCGCAAATGCTCATTTATTCTGCACCATTGATTTTCACAAGTCTGGGTGGTGTCTTCTCTGAAAGAGCCGGTATTGTTAACGTCGGTCTGGAAGGGATCATGGTAATTGGTGCTTTTGCAGGCGTTGTTTTCAACATCGAGTTTGCAGAAGTTTTTGGTAAATCCACTCCACTTTTGGCTATTTTGGTTGGTGGACTTGCTGGTTTGCTGTTTTCTATCATTCATGCAACAGCAACTATTTATTTCCGTGCAGACCACGTTGTTTCTGGTACGGTACTAAACCTTTTGGCGCCAGCTTTAGGTGTATTCCTTGTCAAAGTTATTTATAACAAAGGTCAGACAGACAGCATTCGCGAGTCATTTGGTAAATTCTCTTTCCCTGTCTTGGCAGATATTCCTTTAATTGGAGATATTTTCTTCAAAAATACGAGTTTGATGGGCTACGTGGCTATTGCAACAGCTTTCCTTGCTTGGTTTATCTTGTATAAGACAAAATTTGGATTGCGTTTGCGTTCGGTTGGTGAGCATCCACAAGCAGCTGATACTCTTGGTATCAATGTTTACCTTATGCGTTTTTCTGGCGTTATTATTGCCGGATTCTTAGGTGGTGTAGGTGGTGCTGTTAGTGCACAATCTGTAAACATCAACTTCTCAGCAACGACAATCGTTGGTTCAGGTTTCATTGCCCTGGCAGCGGTAATCTTTGGTAAATGGAACCCAATTGGTGCTATGTTAGCCAGCCTCTTCTTTGGGTTGTCACAAAGTTTGGCAGTTATCGGAAGCCAGTTACCAGGTTTGAAAGATATTCCAACTGTTTATCTTCAAATCGCACCATATCTCATTACAGTAGTTGCTCTCTCAGCTTTCTTTGGAAAAGCAGTAGCACCTAAAGCCGACGGCGTAAACTATATCAAATCGAAGTAA
- a CDS encoding ABC transporter permease: MPKKFQNVALPLLAVLSGLLLGAIIMLVFGYDPIWGYEELFYSAFGSVKSIGEIFRAMAPLVFTALGFAVASRAGFFNVGLSGQALVGWVFAGWFALENPDMSRPVLILATVVISMVAGGIAGAIPGILRAYLGTSEVIVTIMMNYILLYSCNYLIRDVFAENLMKNTDSSVNVSVNASYQTEWLRALTDNSRMNLGIFFAIIAVLVIWFLLTKTTLGFEIRSVGLNPTASDYAGMSAKRTIILSMIISGALAGLGGAVQGLGTFQNVYIQGGSLDIGFDGMAVALLASNSPLGIPFAAFLFGVLSIGAPGMVRAQIPSELINVVTASIIFFIGVKFIFEQLLKPRNKAKGAK, encoded by the coding sequence ATGCCTAAGAAATTTCAAAATGTTGCCCTACCTTTACTAGCCGTTCTTTCAGGACTCTTGCTTGGGGCCATTATCATGCTTGTGTTTGGTTACGATCCAATTTGGGGTTATGAGGAGTTATTCTATTCTGCATTTGGTTCGGTAAAATCTATCGGTGAAATATTCCGTGCTATGGCACCACTTGTTTTCACGGCCCTTGGTTTTGCAGTCGCTAGCCGAGCAGGATTCTTCAACGTTGGTCTTTCTGGTCAAGCTCTTGTTGGCTGGGTATTTGCTGGATGGTTTGCTCTAGAAAATCCTGACATGTCACGTCCAGTTTTGATTCTTGCAACAGTTGTAATCTCAATGGTTGCTGGAGGTATTGCTGGAGCAATTCCAGGCATTCTTCGTGCTTATCTTGGAACCAGTGAAGTCATTGTGACCATTATGATGAACTATATTCTTCTGTACTCATGTAACTATTTAATTCGTGATGTATTTGCAGAAAATTTAATGAAAAATACTGACTCAAGTGTTAACGTTTCAGTTAATGCTTCCTACCAAACAGAATGGTTGCGTGCTCTTACAGATAACTCACGGATGAACCTTGGTATTTTCTTTGCTATTATCGCGGTTCTTGTGATTTGGTTCCTATTAACTAAAACAACTCTCGGTTTTGAAATTCGTTCGGTTGGTTTGAACCCAACGGCTTCGGATTATGCTGGTATGTCAGCAAAACGTACAATCATCCTATCAATGATTATCTCAGGTGCTCTTGCAGGCTTAGGAGGAGCAGTTCAAGGTTTGGGAACTTTCCAAAATGTCTATATTCAAGGTGGAAGTTTAGACATTGGTTTTGATGGTATGGCAGTTGCATTGCTAGCTTCTAACTCACCACTTGGTATTCCATTTGCAGCTTTCCTATTTGGTGTCCTTTCAATCGGTGCACCAGGTATGGTTCGTGCACAAATTCCTTCAGAGTTAATCAACGTTGTGACAGCTTCCATCATTTTCTTCATTGGTGTCAAATTCATTTTCGAACAATTATTGAAACCAAGAAACAAAGCGAAAGGAGCGAAATAA
- a CDS encoding ABC transporter ATP-binding protein translates to MTKDYVIEMREITKIFGEFVANDHINLNVKRGEIHALLGENGAGKSTLMNMLAGLLEPTSGEIAINGQVVSIDSPSKAAHLGIGMVHQHFMLVDAFTVAENIILGSETTKGGVIDIKKAIEDIKELSERYGLEVDPTAKVADISVGAQQRVEILKTLYRGADLLIFDEPTAVLTPAEIAELLKIMKKLIEEGKSIILITHKLDEIRAVADRVTVIRRGKSIETVEVAGATNQDLAEWMVGRTVSFKTEKVASNPKEVILDIKDLVVNENRGVPAVKGLNLQVRAGEVVGIAGIDGNGQSELIQAITGLRKVKSGEILIKGENIVGKTPRKITEMQVSHVPEDRHRDGLVLQMSVAENIALQTYYKEPNSKNGILNYAKINEKARQLMEEFDVRGASELVPSKALSGGNQQKAIIAREIDRNPDLLIVSQPTRGLDVGAIEYIRKRLIGERDKGKAVLVVSFELDEILDVSDRIAVIHDGSIHGIVDPATTNKQELGVLMAGGKLEKGEGHA, encoded by the coding sequence ATGACTAAGGATTACGTCATTGAAATGCGCGAAATCACAAAAATATTTGGTGAATTCGTGGCAAATGACCACATCAATTTGAATGTCAAACGTGGTGAAATCCATGCCCTTCTTGGTGAGAATGGTGCCGGCAAATCAACATTGATGAATATGCTTGCAGGTTTGTTGGAACCAACAAGTGGCGAAATTGCAATTAATGGACAAGTGGTTTCAATTGATTCCCCATCAAAAGCTGCCCACCTGGGAATTGGGATGGTTCACCAGCACTTTATGCTGGTTGATGCTTTTACAGTTGCAGAAAACATCATTCTTGGTTCGGAAACGACTAAGGGTGGTGTGATTGATATCAAAAAGGCAATCGAAGACATTAAAGAATTGTCTGAGCGTTACGGCTTGGAAGTAGATCCAACTGCAAAAGTTGCGGATATTTCTGTCGGTGCTCAACAGCGTGTCGAAATCCTCAAAACACTTTACCGTGGTGCAGACCTCTTGATTTTCGATGAACCTACGGCAGTATTGACTCCTGCGGAAATTGCAGAGCTTCTTAAGATCATGAAGAAATTGATTGAAGAAGGCAAATCCATCATCTTGATTACCCACAAATTGGATGAAATTCGTGCCGTTGCGGACCGTGTAACTGTCATTCGCCGTGGTAAGTCTATCGAAACAGTTGAGGTTGCTGGTGCTACAAACCAGGATTTGGCTGAATGGATGGTAGGCCGTACCGTTTCTTTTAAAACAGAAAAAGTAGCTTCAAATCCAAAAGAAGTGATTCTGGATATTAAAGACTTGGTGGTAAATGAAAACCGTGGAGTTCCTGCAGTTAAAGGTTTGAATCTTCAAGTGCGAGCAGGTGAAGTTGTCGGTATTGCAGGTATTGACGGAAACGGTCAAAGTGAATTGATCCAAGCTATCACAGGCTTACGTAAAGTTAAATCTGGTGAAATTCTCATCAAAGGAGAAAATATTGTCGGAAAAACACCTCGTAAGATCACAGAGATGCAAGTCAGCCATGTTCCTGAAGACCGCCATCGCGATGGATTAGTCCTTCAAATGTCAGTTGCAGAGAATATTGCTTTGCAAACCTACTACAAAGAACCAAATTCGAAAAATGGTATCTTGAACTATGCGAAAATCAATGAAAAAGCCCGTCAATTGATGGAGGAGTTTGATGTTCGCGGTGCAAGTGAATTGGTTCCTTCTAAAGCTTTGTCAGGTGGTAACCAGCAGAAAGCCATTATCGCTCGTGAAATCGACCGAAACCCTGATTTGCTCATCGTCAGCCAGCCAACACGTGGTTTGGACGTTGGTGCAATTGAATATATCCGTAAACGCTTGATTGGAGAACGTGATAAAGGAAAAGCTGTCCTTGTAGTCAGCTTTGAATTGGACGAAATTCTAGATGTTTCTGATAGAATTGCTGTTATCCATGATGGTTCAATTCATGGCATTGTAGATCCTGCTACAACCAATAAGCAGGAGTTAGGTGTCTTGATGGCAGGCGGAAAATTAGAGAAGGGAGAAGGTCATGCCTAA
- a CDS encoding BMP family lipoprotein, with protein sequence MNKKLVGLGVVSLAALTLAACGSRTSTSSSSESSSDSAVKAAIVTDVGGVDDRSFNQSAWEGMTAWGEENSLTENTDYTYFQSASESDYVTNLDSAVSGGYNLIFGIGFALESAIAEVAPNNPDTHYVIVDSVVPDQDNVVSVGFADHEASYLAGVAAAKSTKTNHIGFIGGMEGVIIDRFEAGFVAGAKSVNPDIKVTVDYAGSFADAAKGQTLAAAQYAAGADVIFHASGGTGNGVFAAAKSENETRNEADKVWVIGVDRDQSAEGEYTSKDGKSSNFVLASTLKQVGTSVKDIANKALAGEFPGGEVLQFTLADGGVELAETNLSTEASEAVAAAKKAILDGSVTVPEAP encoded by the coding sequence ATGAACAAGAAACTTGTTGGTTTGGGTGTTGTATCACTCGCTGCGCTTACGCTTGCTGCTTGCGGTAGCCGTACTTCTACTAGCTCATCAAGCGAATCATCTTCAGATTCAGCAGTAAAAGCTGCTATTGTTACTGACGTTGGTGGTGTTGATGACCGTTCATTTAACCAGTCAGCTTGGGAAGGTATGACAGCTTGGGGTGAAGAAAATAGTTTGACTGAAAACACAGACTATACTTACTTCCAATCAGCTAGCGAATCAGATTACGTAACAAACCTTGATTCAGCAGTTTCAGGTGGATACAACTTGATTTTTGGTATTGGTTTCGCTTTGGAAAGTGCGATTGCTGAAGTTGCTCCAAACAACCCAGACACTCACTATGTTATCGTTGACTCAGTTGTTCCTGACCAAGATAACGTTGTTAGCGTAGGATTTGCTGACCATGAAGCTTCTTACCTTGCTGGTGTTGCTGCAGCTAAATCAACTAAGACCAACCACATTGGTTTCATCGGCGGTATGGAAGGTGTGATTATTGACCGTTTTGAAGCTGGTTTCGTAGCCGGTGCAAAATCAGTTAACCCAGACATTAAGGTAACTGTTGACTATGCAGGTTCATTTGCTGACGCAGCTAAAGGTCAAACACTTGCTGCTGCTCAATACGCAGCAGGTGCTGACGTAATCTTCCACGCTTCAGGTGGTACTGGTAACGGTGTATTTGCCGCAGCTAAATCAGAAAACGAAACTCGTAATGAAGCAGACAAAGTTTGGGTTATCGGTGTTGACCGTGACCAATCTGCAGAAGGTGAATACACATCTAAAGATGGCAAATCTTCTAACTTCGTATTAGCTTCAACTTTGAAACAAGTTGGTACATCTGTTAAAGATATCGCAAACAAAGCGCTTGCAGGTGAATTCCCTGGCGGTGAAGTTCTTCAATTCACTCTTGCTGACGGTGGTGTAGAATTGGCTGAAACTAACCTTTCAACTGAAGCATCAGAAGCAGTTGCAGCTGCTAAAAAAGCAATCTTGGATGGTTCTGTAACTGTTCCAGAAGCTCCATAA
- a CDS encoding cytidine deaminase, with the protein MATTNLIDKLVENSQFAYVPYSHFPVSALLVTKSGEIYTGVNIENASFGLTNCAERTAIFKAVSEGVLDFTEILIYGETEQPISPCGACRQVMAEFFNPDLKVTLVAKDKSTVETTVGELLPYSFTDLK; encoded by the coding sequence ATGGCGACTACTAATTTAATTGACAAACTTGTTGAAAATAGTCAGTTTGCCTATGTCCCTTATTCGCATTTTCCAGTTAGTGCACTTCTTGTGACAAAGTCTGGTGAAATCTATACTGGTGTTAATATAGAAAACGCTAGTTTTGGATTGACCAATTGTGCAGAGCGTACTGCCATCTTCAAAGCCGTTTCAGAAGGTGTTCTTGATTTCACTGAAATTTTGATTTATGGTGAAACAGAGCAGCCGATTTCACCTTGTGGCGCTTGTCGTCAAGTGATGGCAGAATTTTTTAATCCTGATCTCAAAGTGACCTTGGTCGCTAAAGATAAATCGACAGTCGAGACGACAGTCGGGGAATTACTTCCATACTCTTTTACAGATCTTAAATAG
- the deoC gene encoding deoxyribose-phosphate aldolase: MKLNKYIDHTVLKPETSQAQVEQVLAEAKEYDFASVCINPTWVAFAANGLEDSDVKVCTVIGFPLGANTPAVKAFETKEAIANGADEIDMVINIGALKDKNYDLVLEDIKAVVEASGDKLVKVIIEACLLTDEEKVKACELSKEAGADFVKTSTGFSTGGATVEDVALMRKTVGPDMGVKASGGARSYADAIAFIEAGANRIGASSGVAIMKGEKADGDY, translated from the coding sequence ATGAAATTAAATAAATATATTGACCACACCGTTTTGAAGCCTGAGACGAGTCAAGCACAAGTTGAACAGGTTTTAGCAGAGGCAAAAGAGTACGACTTTGCAAGTGTCTGCATCAATCCAACTTGGGTGGCTTTTGCAGCTAATGGTTTAGAAGATAGCGATGTAAAAGTATGTACTGTTATCGGCTTCCCTCTGGGTGCGAATACCCCAGCTGTGAAGGCATTTGAAACCAAAGAAGCTATTGCAAATGGTGCTGATGAAATCGATATGGTGATCAATATCGGCGCTCTGAAAGATAAGAATTACGACCTTGTTTTAGAAGATATCAAGGCAGTAGTAGAAGCGAGCGGAGACAAACTTGTCAAAGTCATCATTGAAGCTTGTCTATTAACTGATGAAGAAAAGGTAAAAGCTTGTGAATTGTCAAAAGAAGCTGGTGCTGATTTTGTGAAGACTTCAACTGGCTTTTCAACTGGAGGTGCAACTGTTGAAGATGTTGCACTTATGAGAAAAACTGTTGGACCTGATATGGGGGTTAAAGCATCAGGAGGTGCACGTTCATACGCAGATGCTATTGCCTTTATCGAAGCAGGTGCAAACCGTATCGGTGCTTCATCTGGTGTTGCGATCATGAAGGGAGAAAAGGCGGATGGCGACTACTAA